Proteins encoded by one window of Blautia luti:
- a CDS encoding ABC transporter ATP-binding protein — protein MILDLKGIYKEYQQGKMKVPVLKDVNFSMEEGEYVAIMGPSGSGKTTLMNIIGCLDKQTSGTFFLDGQDIMSCSENDMSDIRLNKIGFVFQSFHLLPKQSALANVEMPLNYARVPKKERRERALKALERVGLADRVDFKPNQLSGGQMQRVAIARAIVNNPKLLLADEPTGALDSKSGAQVMELFQRLNDEGVSVLMITHDADIAAHAKRVVTIKDGILQEKR, from the coding sequence ATGATACTGGACTTAAAGGGAATTTATAAAGAGTACCAGCAGGGAAAAATGAAAGTCCCGGTATTGAAAGATGTAAATTTCTCTATGGAAGAGGGAGAATATGTGGCAATCATGGGACCTTCCGGTTCCGGTAAGACCACATTGATGAATATCATAGGCTGCCTGGATAAACAGACTTCAGGTACTTTCTTCCTGGATGGGCAGGATATCATGTCCTGCTCAGAGAATGATATGTCGGATATCCGTCTCAATAAGATCGGGTTCGTGTTTCAGAGTTTCCACCTTCTTCCGAAACAGAGTGCACTGGCTAATGTGGAGATGCCTTTGAATTATGCCAGGGTGCCGAAGAAGGAACGCAGGGAAAGAGCTCTGAAAGCACTGGAAAGAGTAGGACTTGCAGACAGAGTAGACTTTAAGCCCAACCAGCTGTCAGGAGGACAGATGCAGAGGGTTGCCATTGCAAGGGCGATCGTAAATAATCCCAAACTGCTTCTGGCAGATGAACCTACCGGTGCGCTGGACAGTAAATCAGGAGCTCAGGTTATGGAGCTTTTTCAGAGACTGAATGATGAAGGGGTGTCAGTCCTGATGATCACCCACGATGCCGACATAGCTGCTCATGCGAAGAGAGTAGTTACCATAAAAGACGGCATCCTTCAGGAAAAGAGGTGA
- a CDS encoding sulfite exporter TauE/SafE family protein has translation MKLTVQTFLIVCPLVFLAGFVDAIAGGGGLISLPAYLLAGVPMHNAIATNKLSSATGTAISTARLCKNKFVDWGVALPCISMALAGSFAGAHLALMASDKILRGMLIPVLPVVAFYVLKKKDLDDTGNIRISRKKQWLLCAVCSLAVGCYDGFYGPGTGTFLLILYTGVAKLPVAKATGTMKLANLSSNVMALAVFLFSGKIIVLLGLAASVFSIAGHYVGSGMVMKNGNKIVRPIILIVLVLLFIKIITGM, from the coding sequence ATGAAGCTTACAGTCCAGACATTTTTAATTGTATGCCCGTTGGTTTTTCTGGCTGGATTTGTTGATGCTATTGCAGGCGGGGGAGGTTTGATCTCCCTGCCTGCATATTTACTTGCAGGGGTTCCCATGCATAATGCCATTGCCACGAATAAGCTGTCTTCAGCTACAGGTACTGCAATTTCCACAGCGCGTCTGTGTAAGAATAAATTTGTGGATTGGGGAGTTGCTCTTCCATGTATTTCCATGGCACTGGCGGGATCGTTTGCAGGTGCACATCTGGCTTTGATGGCAAGTGATAAGATCCTCAGAGGAATGCTGATTCCTGTACTTCCTGTTGTTGCATTTTATGTATTGAAGAAAAAGGATCTGGATGATACAGGAAATATCCGGATTTCCAGAAAAAAGCAATGGCTGTTATGTGCAGTTTGTTCTCTGGCAGTGGGCTGCTATGATGGATTTTATGGACCGGGAACCGGGACTTTTCTTCTTATTTTGTATACCGGAGTGGCAAAACTCCCGGTAGCAAAGGCTACAGGTACCATGAAGCTGGCAAACCTTTCTTCTAATGTAATGGCTCTTGCAGTTTTTCTGTTCAGCGGGAAGATCATTGTTCTTCTGGGACTGGCAGCTTCTGTATTTTCTATTGCAGGACATTATGTAGGATCGGGAATGGTAATGAAAAACGGCAACAAGATTGTCCGTCCTATTATTCTGATCGTGTTGGTACTTTTATTTATAAAAATAATAACAGGCATGTAA
- a CDS encoding ABC transporter permease — protein MIENIRLAFQGIWSHMMRSFLTMLGIIIGIASIIAIVSTIKGTSEQIKEDLIGAGSNTVNIYLYDGDNQYDTDYGSSSSATPILSDDVKESVRDLDHVENATFFYSSSSANIYNNNNSLQGGSVYGIDVNYLNTCGYVVQSGRGFVTNDYKDYSKVALIDDNAAQNLFPSENPVGKTVEINEEPYTVVGVIRQDENYQPTISDINEYYQYMENMVGSVMIPDTCWPISFKFDVPQNAVIKADSTDNMSTAGNAAADAMNEAIPVSSNGSKSSMSYKADDIMKQVRNMQKLSESTNNQLIWIASISLLVGGIGVMNIMLVSVTERTKEIGLKKAIGARKKTILGQFLTEASVLTSIGGIIGVMTGIGLSKVVGKVTGSPTAISIPSIVIAVLFSTVIGVVFGLLPSVKAANLNPIDALRSE, from the coding sequence ATGATTGAAAATATACGCCTGGCTTTTCAGGGAATATGGTCACATATGATGAGATCCTTCCTGACCATGCTTGGAATCATCATTGGTATTGCATCGATCATTGCCATTGTTTCTACCATTAAGGGAACCAGTGAACAGATCAAGGAAGACCTGATCGGTGCAGGATCCAATACAGTAAATATTTATCTTTATGATGGAGATAATCAGTATGATACAGATTATGGTTCATCTTCCAGTGCAACACCAATCCTTTCTGATGATGTGAAAGAATCGGTACGTGACCTGGATCATGTGGAAAATGCAACATTTTTCTATAGCAGTAGCAGTGCTAATATTTATAATAACAATAACAGTCTGCAGGGTGGAAGTGTTTATGGTATTGATGTGAATTATCTGAACACCTGCGGATATGTGGTTCAGTCAGGCAGAGGATTTGTAACGAATGACTATAAGGATTACAGTAAAGTAGCACTGATCGATGATAATGCAGCGCAGAATCTGTTTCCGTCGGAGAATCCTGTAGGCAAGACGGTGGAGATCAATGAGGAACCTTATACAGTGGTAGGGGTGATCCGGCAGGATGAAAATTATCAGCCCACCATCAGTGATATCAATGAGTACTATCAATACATGGAGAACATGGTGGGAAGTGTAATGATCCCAGATACCTGCTGGCCTATTTCCTTTAAATTTGATGTGCCGCAGAATGCAGTGATCAAAGCGGACAGCACAGACAATATGAGTACTGCAGGAAATGCAGCGGCAGATGCCATGAACGAAGCCATTCCTGTTTCATCCAATGGTTCCAAATCCAGCATGAGTTATAAAGCGGATGATATCATGAAGCAGGTAAGAAACATGCAGAAATTAAGCGAGAGTACCAATAACCAGCTGATCTGGATCGCAAGTATTTCCCTTCTTGTAGGAGGAATCGGAGTTATGAACATCATGCTGGTATCTGTTACGGAGCGTACCAAGGAAATCGGTCTGAAAAAAGCCATTGGTGCCCGCAAGAAAACCATTCTTGGGCAGTTCCTGACAGAGGCGTCCGTACTTACCAGCATCGGAGGAATTATTGGAGTAATGACTGGAATTGGGTTGTCGAAGGTGGTTGGAAAGGTGACAGGTTCACCCACGGCGATCAGCATACCGTCCATTGTGATCGCGGTATTATTTTCTACAGTGATTGGTGTGGTGTTTGGACTGCTTCCTTCTGTGAAGGCAGCTAATCTGAACCCGATTGATGCATTGAGAAGTGAATAA
- a CDS encoding efflux RND transporter periplasmic adaptor subunit, giving the protein MKKRVLIVLGILIAAGGIGTGVWYHFGSGSGGSDDTVVYVSKVSVLTGVESAATNRFAGVVEPQETVNVKIESGRKVKEVQVKTGDEVKAGQLLFVYDLSSIQDDLKQAQLDMDRLKNEQISLTEQIATLEAEKKKAKAEDQLSYTIEIETNKMNLKKNEYSQKSKEAEIEKLQNATGNTEVRSEIDGVIQKIDTSKMTSDDGDSVDDSTDTDYSSGDSSSDSSAFITILSTGAYRVKGKINEQNRDSIVPGESVIIRSRVDSSKTWKGTMGSIDVNNGSSDSSDSDDYSMMGGSSDDQTTSTSYPFYVELDSSDGLMLGQHVYIERDIGQDEQKDGLWISDYYIVDADTNEPYVWAANDKKKLEKRYVTLGKHDDDLEEYEIVDGLTKKDSIAFPTDALQEGETTEEGDITQTLSGDDSLGADNLDGYDLDGLDGMDGYDGTDDSDVSSSVDMTSDTGEDTEDVTDDSDDTLDPNEDLVPMDEAPGMSGDEDTEGIE; this is encoded by the coding sequence ATGAAGAAACGTGTACTTATCGTTTTGGGAATTCTTATCGCTGCAGGCGGAATCGGTACCGGTGTTTGGTATCATTTCGGCAGCGGGTCAGGCGGTTCTGATGATACAGTGGTTTATGTATCCAAGGTAAGCGTCCTTACAGGTGTGGAATCAGCGGCAACCAATCGTTTTGCCGGTGTGGTGGAGCCCCAGGAAACGGTAAATGTAAAGATAGAAAGCGGACGTAAGGTAAAAGAAGTTCAGGTAAAGACAGGAGATGAGGTAAAAGCAGGCCAGCTTCTCTTTGTATATGACCTGAGTAGCATTCAGGATGATCTGAAGCAGGCACAGCTGGACATGGACAGACTGAAAAATGAGCAGATCAGTCTGACAGAGCAGATCGCCACCCTGGAAGCAGAGAAGAAAAAGGCAAAGGCTGAAGATCAGCTTTCCTATACCATTGAAATAGAAACAAATAAGATGAATCTTAAGAAAAATGAATACAGCCAGAAGAGCAAGGAAGCAGAAATCGAGAAGCTGCAGAATGCTACAGGTAATACGGAGGTGAGAAGCGAGATCGATGGCGTTATCCAGAAGATAGACACTTCCAAGATGACCAGTGATGACGGAGATTCTGTAGATGACAGTACTGATACCGATTATTCTTCCGGTGACAGCAGTTCAGACAGTTCTGCATTTATTACGATCCTGAGCACCGGAGCTTACAGAGTGAAGGGAAAGATTAATGAACAGAACCGGGATTCTATTGTTCCGGGAGAATCAGTGATCATCCGTTCCAGAGTGGATAGCAGTAAGACGTGGAAAGGTACGATGGGATCTATTGATGTAAATAACGGATCATCAGACAGTTCAGACAGTGACGATTACAGTATGATGGGAGGAAGTTCAGATGATCAGACAACGTCTACGTCTTATCCATTCTATGTAGAACTGGATTCTTCAGATGGCCTGATGCTGGGACAGCATGTATACATAGAGCGGGATATTGGACAGGATGAACAGAAAGACGGTCTGTGGATCAGCGATTATTATATTGTGGATGCAGATACCAATGAACCGTATGTATGGGCTGCCAATGATAAGAAGAAACTTGAGAAACGGTATGTTACCCTTGGAAAGCATGACGATGATCTGGAGGAGTACGAGATTGTTGACGGCCTGACCAAGAAGGACAGCATTGCATTTCCTACTGATGCGCTTCAGGAAGGCGAGACCACGGAAGAAGGAGATATTACACAGACCCTCAGCGGGGATGATTCTCTTGGTGCAGATAATCTTGATGGATATGATCTGGATGGTCTTGATGGAATGGATGGATATGACGGCACAGACGATTCGGATGTAAGTTCAAGTGTAGATATGACATCGGATACAGGTGAGGACACCGAAGATGTTACAGATGATTCAGATGATACATTAGACCCCAATGAGGACTTGGTTCCGATGGATGAGGCACCTGGTATGAGCGGGGACGAAGATACGGAGGGGATTGAATGA